The sequence GGACCGCACGTCCAAACGGTTGCGCCACGGAACAGAATCGCGGACTCAACAGCGATAGGATCAACAACGCCGTATCCGCCCAGTGGATAGTTGACTGTGATTTCACTTAGCGACCGAAACGTTTTCGGCTCCTTTTCGTCACCAGAGTTTTTCTTTTCTGGATCGCCATCCTTCTCCGGTTCATCAACTCGGTTCCAGGTAGGCTTGATCTGATCTCCCGAAGGAAGCCGCATCGAAACAAACAATTGAGGCAATTGCTGATCGGACGCTTTGGTGGAAACAACGGTGACACGTGTCGGCCCCTTCGGTAAACGTGAATCGACTTTGGACAAATCAGCCCATGCCGTGATCCGATCAATCGAATGGACAAAGTTCTTCATATCGACTTTCTGTGGCGAAGGCGACTTCTCAGGATCGTCGTTGCTTTCGTCACTTTCATCGTCCGATTGATCATCCTCGTTGGCCGGTTGCTCTTCCGGAGAAATGACTTGTAGAAACTGGCCAGACCATTTCTGCTTGTCTTGCTTCAACCGCATTTGCAACTGGACATCGCTACCATCCCAACGAAGCTTTGCCTGCCAAAGCCCTGAAACTGGGTCATCCGAAACGTCTGGCCGGTGTTGAAAACGCTTCCCGCCAACCCAGGTTTCCAGCAACTTGGTTTTTGGATCGAACAGTTCACCATCAGCAACGATCAAGTTTGCCAAAAAGCCGCTTTGAACTTCCCCGACGAGATGATCAACGCCGAACAATCGAGCAGGTGTGGTCGTCACTGCCGCAAGCGTTTTGTCCGGGGACAATCCGCGTTCAACAGCGGTCCGCAAATTTGCGAGAAACGACTTCGGATCATCTAAGCCGTCGCTCGTAAGACAGATGCTTGCGCCAGCGTCGGACAAACGCTTTGGGTTTTCTGGAGCAAAGTGCCAATGCATTAACTCGCGAAGTTCTACCTCGTCGGCGATCGCTTCACTAGTGACTTCAGGTGCCTTGGGAAAATCCACCGGTACGAGAATCGGGTGACCTGCAGAAACGATCGCGTCGAGGTCTCGATATTCGCGGCCGCTACCACGCAGAATCGCCTGCAAAGCAAATTCGCTTGCCATCTCCGTCGCCCGGATCGCCATCCGTTCGTTGGGCGCATCGAGAATGAATGTTCGCGTCTTTCGATCAGTTGCCAAAGTGGCGAGGTCGTCATTGCGAACCAAAGGCTGCAACCGAGGATTCGCTGCCCTGGCTTGCAAGGACGTTTCATACCAATCTGCATCCAACAGCGTTTGACGCAGTAACGCGACAGCCCCCATCGGCGAATTGGGATACTCATCGCGACGCCGATCACGGGGGACGGTTAGTTGTGCATGCTGAGCGACTTGATCGACGAGCACCCATCCACCGCTGCTTTGGTCGATCAACACCAGACAGCTTGTGCCTTTGATGATTCCACCCCGCGGTGCAACCAGTCGCACGCCGACACCTTGCTTTCGATAGGCATCGTTCTGTGACAACTTTTGCGATGCCACGACAGCATGCCGACGCGGCATGATATTTCCGTTCCAGTGCTTCGCCCCATCATTGGGAATCTCCGGAACATCTATTTCGCTATATCCATCCAGGAATGCTGCGTAGACGTACTTTCCCTGACAATCGATGACCTCCGCCCCCGGCGGAATGTCAATATCATTGGCGACATCGACAATCGTCTGTCCTTGGATCAAGACGGATGTGTTTTTAGATATCTCGCCGGGCCGAACGACCACTGTCGCGTTCGTCAAACAGGTCAGCGACAACGGGTGACTACGCAGCCCTTCAGTTGGACGGGCCTCAACCGGTGTGAAAGCCGAGGTCTTGACCGACTGTGCCAACAGGCTGGAAAGCGGCACGAAGGCAATGAGCATGCAACTCGCGAAGCATCTCAACAAACAGACAGGGTGTGGCATCGAATCCTCGCGGCGCTCGAGTCGACGGTTTCAGTCAAACAATCTGCCGCCAGGATAGTCGATGTTTCTCCAATGTGTTGCCTGCCGCAATCAACGGGCGACCAAGCGCCAGCTACAAAGGGATTGCGTGAGCAGCCGCTCCGAAAAAGTGTTTTTTGTCGATCAATCGCTGCGGATAACTACTCCGTCACCGCTTCGTATTTGGCTGGAATCTTGTATCGGTCACTGAATACATGAACTCGATTGGTGGATTCCCCCTCGGTGGTCACGACCGGTAGCTCAGCCCCACACCAGCCCAAGATGCTCGGTTTGAAGTTCTTCACATCAAAATCTTTGCCACGCAATTGAGAGGCATACCGGCCGCTGCGTCCACCACTTAAGCAATAAACGATGACGGTTTTGTCTTTGTACTTTTGCGACTCTTTCTCAAACTGCTCCTTCGTGATCGCACCCGGAATCAGAGACACAGCGATTTCTTTGTCTGAACGAACATCAACCAAGACGAACGAAGATTCAGCCTTTTCACCTTTCTGCTCCGCAGTCGCTTCGGCAGCTTTTTGCTTGTCCAGCATGCCTTTCAATTCCTTCACATTGATCGTCTCGACTGGGGCGAGCGATGGAAAAACGGCCCCCAACTGAGCCTGAACCGGGCGAGAATCGAGCACCTGGAATTGAAATCCAACCAACAAGAATACGCAAACAACAACCGACGGGGATCTATTCATTTCAGCACTGTAAAAATTGAGTCAACGATCGGCACTGGAATTGCACCTGCTTTAGCAACGTCAGCCTACCTGGCCGGAAATCGCTTGCCGAACAGACTGAAACGATGGGCGGATCTCGCCGCCGCTACAATCGTTGGTGTTCTAAAGCGAAACCGCTAGGGCGGCAAATAGATAAATAGGTGCTAGTTTTTCTAGCTGGTGTCAGTCTACCGTGCAGGTGATGGCGCCTGGGGCAAGGATCTGCTGGATTGGAAAGTCCGTCTTGAACGAACCTTCCGCCAACAGAAAACATTCTGTGACCATTCGCAGAAACCGATCGGCGGTGCGTTCGCCCCAATTGCAGCCGCTTGCCGTTGACACACAATCCCATGCCCACATAGGAGAATTTTCGATGAAACGCTTTTTGATTGCCTTGGCCTTGCTTGCGACTTTCGCGATCACTTCGGAAGTCAAAGCTCAGTACGTGACCCTACGAGCTCCCGTCGTTTCTGCACCGGTCGTCACACCGGTCCGCACCTACGCCGCTTATAGCTACCCAAGTTATGGCTATACCTACTCGGCTTACCCCAGCTATTCGGTTAGCCCAGTCGTTGTTGGTAGCGCTTACGCCACACCGGTCGTATCCGCCCCCGTGGTAACGACGCCCGTCGTGCGGCGCCCAGGCTACCAGTTCTACTCGCCGTACGGCGGGTATGAGTACCGCACCCCCGGCCGCCCCGTTGCCAACACGATTCGTGCACTCGTGCGGTAACCATAGGTACCGGTTCGGTGTTTTTTGGCACCTGTGCGGCGGCGTTCGATGATTGCAACGAATTGCACCGACCCAAAACCAGCGCTCGACACGCGCCAGCCAACGCGGCGATGATGTCGAACCGTAACGCAGCTCAATCGCCCAACAGCTGGCCTCGCAAACGAGGCCAGCTGTTTTCGTTTAATGCTCTCTCGTGAATGGCCCTCTACGTCTACTTCGCCTAAAGATGTATTCCCGCTAGGCTAACAGCCATCTTCGATAGAGCCGCGGGCACCGTCGATAGAGCCACAGGTGCGCCAGCACGGTTCGGTGTCTCGATTCTGTCGAAGCGACAAATCGGCATTTACACGAGCAGGCGGTCCGCATGTCACGCACACTATTTCGCAACGCATCTATCGTTTTCCCCGATTCAGTTCGCCAAGGAGCCTTGCTTATTCAAGACGGCAAGATTCTGGACATCGATGCAAGCGACAAAGCTTCCGCGGACCACGTTGTCGATTGCGATGGCCTACACCTGATGCCCGGCGTCATCGATGACCAAGTCCACTTCCGTGACCCTGGATTAACTCACAAAGAAGATTTATCGACAGCCAGCCATGCCTGCGCTGCTGGCGGCGTGACTTCGTTTCTAGAAATGCCCAACACCAAGCCACCAGCAGTGACTGCCGAAGGTGTTCGCGCGAAGGAACGCATCGCTGCAGAAAAATCGCTCGTCAACTATGGGTTCTATATCGGTGCCACTCCCGACAACGTCGACGAGCTTAATGCGGTAAAAGACGTCCCTGGAATCAAGATCTTCATTGGCAGCAGCACCGGCAACCTGCTCGTTGATGAACAAGCAGCACTGGAACGTATTTTCGCAGAAACAACTCTGCCAATCTGCGCTCACTGCGAAGACGAAACGACCGTCCGAGCGAACGCAGAACGACTCTCAGGCACCAGTGACATCGCTGACCATTCTCGAATCCGAGACGAGAACGCCGCGATCATCGCAACGAAGCGTGCCACGGAACTGGCTCGCCGCCACAAACATCGCTTTCACGTGCTGCATGTATCCACGGCAGCCGAGATCCCATTGGTCGCCGACGGTAGCCCCTACGTGACCAGTGAAATCTGCCTGCACCATATCTTCTTCAACGTTGATGACTATCCACGGCTTGGGTCTCGTATTCAGATGAACCCATCGATCAAAACCGTGAACGACAATGAAGGGCTGTACCAAGCACTGCTTGACGGAAAAATCCAAGTTATCGCGACCGACCACGCACCACATACGTTGGACGAAAAAGCTCAGCCGTACCCGAAAAGCCCGTCCGGATTACCAGCGGTTGAGAACTCACTGGCGCTGATGCTTAACGAAGCCAACAAGGGCCGGTGCACCATCAACCAAATCGCATCATGGATGTCTGACGCGCCAGCGCGCGTCTGGGGCATGATCGGCAAAGGCCGTATTGCCGAGGGCTATGACGCTGATATCGTTCTGGTCGACATGGACAGGTCGAGAACGATCAAGGATGCGGAGCAACACACAAAATCGAAGTGGAGCCCGTGGGACGGCGTTTCACTTCAGGGACTGCCTGTCGCAACATACGTCGGTGGTCACTGCGTTTACGACTGTCGACAAGGCGATGACGCCCAGCATTTCGACGAGGGGTTCCGCGGAAGCAAACTTCGCTTCGATCACTCACGCGGTGGTTACTGGGCGACCGAAAACGGCATCGGAATTGCGGACTGAATTTCGTAGGTCCAGCTTTCTTACCGAACTACTTTCGCGATGCCTTTTCCAAGGCATCGCGAAGCTCCGCCGCGTCGTGCAACCCGACAAGCTGATTGACCATCTTGCCGTTTTTGAACACGGCAAGTGTCGGCAGCGCTTCGATTCCGTACTCATAAGCGAGATTGGGATTCAAATCGATGTCGACTTTGGCAAACCCATAGCTACC comes from Stieleria sp. JC731 and encodes:
- a CDS encoding amidohydrolase family protein; this translates as MLIAFVPLSSLLAQSVKTSAFTPVEARPTEGLRSHPLSLTCLTNATVVVRPGEISKNTSVLIQGQTIVDVANDIDIPPGAEVIDCQGKYVYAAFLDGYSEIDVPEIPNDGAKHWNGNIMPRRHAVVASQKLSQNDAYRKQGVGVRLVAPRGGIIKGTSCLVLIDQSSGGWVLVDQVAQHAQLTVPRDRRRDEYPNSPMGAVALLRQTLLDADWYETSLQARAANPRLQPLVRNDDLATLATDRKTRTFILDAPNERMAIRATEMASEFALQAILRGSGREYRDLDAIVSAGHPILVPVDFPKAPEVTSEAIADEVELRELMHWHFAPENPKRLSDAGASICLTSDGLDDPKSFLANLRTAVERGLSPDKTLAAVTTTPARLFGVDHLVGEVQSGFLANLIVADGELFDPKTKLLETWVGGKRFQHRPDVSDDPVSGLWQAKLRWDGSDVQLQMRLKQDKQKWSGQFLQVISPEEQPANEDDQSDDESDESNDDPEKSPSPQKVDMKNFVHSIDRITAWADLSKVDSRLPKGPTRVTVVSTKASDQQLPQLFVSMRLPSGDQIKPTWNRVDEPEKDGDPEKKNSGDEKEPKTFRSLSEITVNYPLGGYGVVDPIAVESAILFRGATVWTCGPQGVLESADVLVVDGKVKQVATGIKPPKGCQIINVEGKHLSPGLIDCHSHMATDGGVNESGQAVTAEVRVGDFIDNSDINIYRQLAGGLTSSNILHGSANPIGGQNQVIKLRWGDSMQDMKFAEAPAGVKFALGENVKRSNSRTPSNRYPGSRMGVPEIMRDRFLAAAEYNAAHQRYAAGRRNSLPPRVDLELEAIAEILEGERWIHCHSYRQDEIVTLLDLLDEFEITIGTLQHILEGYKVADRMLAHGAMASSFSDWWAYKFEVYDAIPDNGAIMHEVGINVSFNSDDRELARHMNTEAAKAMKYGGVSAEEALKFVTLNPAMQLRIDDHVGSLEIGKDADLVVWSGPPLSTLSRCEQTWVDGRPMFTLKQDQELRRRDQRWRSLLINYILAGDVETEDSADHEVDEEDRWLRYDEFCHAHDHDGHDHDDHDHSAHEHEEVQR
- a CDS encoding dihydroorotase; the encoded protein is MSRTLFRNASIVFPDSVRQGALLIQDGKILDIDASDKASADHVVDCDGLHLMPGVIDDQVHFRDPGLTHKEDLSTASHACAAGGVTSFLEMPNTKPPAVTAEGVRAKERIAAEKSLVNYGFYIGATPDNVDELNAVKDVPGIKIFIGSSTGNLLVDEQAALERIFAETTLPICAHCEDETTVRANAERLSGTSDIADHSRIRDENAAIIATKRATELARRHKHRFHVLHVSTAAEIPLVADGSPYVTSEICLHHIFFNVDDYPRLGSRIQMNPSIKTVNDNEGLYQALLDGKIQVIATDHAPHTLDEKAQPYPKSPSGLPAVENSLALMLNEANKGRCTINQIASWMSDAPARVWGMIGKGRIAEGYDADIVLVDMDRSRTIKDAEQHTKSKWSPWDGVSLQGLPVATYVGGHCVYDCRQGDDAQHFDEGFRGSKLRFDHSRGGYWATENGIGIAD
- a CDS encoding rhodanese-like domain-containing protein; the encoded protein is MNRSPSVVVCVFLLVGFQFQVLDSRPVQAQLGAVFPSLAPVETINVKELKGMLDKQKAAEATAEQKGEKAESSFVLVDVRSDKEIAVSLIPGAITKEQFEKESQKYKDKTVIVYCLSGGRSGRYASQLRGKDFDVKNFKPSILGWCGAELPVVTTEGESTNRVHVFSDRYKIPAKYEAVTE